TGCCAAACTAAAACATTTCCAGTTGATTCCAGGCCATTGTGGAGTGGATTTACAAAGGATATAGACAGGTCAAATCAAATTTCCTGATTTATCAATAACTCAGCCATCTCTTTagctcaggggtgtcaaactcattccagagagggctgagtgtctgccgATTTTTGATTTTTCCTTTCAATGAAGACCACCGGTTCCTtaataaagggaaagggggatacctagtcagttgtccaactgaatgtgttcaactgaaatgtgtcttccgcatttaacccaacccatctgaatcagagaggtgcggtggggctgccttaatcgacatccatgtcttcggcgcccggggaacagtgccttgctcaccggcagaacgacagatttttaccttgtgagctcgggattcgacccagcaacctttcaattactggcccaacgctctaaccactaggctacctgccgccccttaattagtgaccttaattcatcaatcaagtacaagggtggagcgaaaacctgccgacactcagccctccgtggaatgagtttgacacaatGTACTTTTTGGTGTTATTTGTACATTTTcaagatggaggaaaatctatcctGACCTTATGGGTCCTTGAAGCAAATTTGTTCACCTACATTCAATGTTTCAAGTCTCTTGAAACGGATGTGAGGGCGTAAGTGAGACTGCTTATAACAGCACCACCTATAGGCCAATTGGTGccattcttttctttttttttacacgcCAAGTTACTCATGGCCTCTAGGTTCTGTGTGCCAAAATAGAAAATATGTTACCAATCTATTCTTAAGTTATTTGACCATGTCAACCCAAAAAATAACTAAGAGGAAAACAATAGGTTATAATAATTGGAAAATTAACAAATACATATCACATTTACCACAGAAGAGTTCAAGGAAGTTGCAGCACGGTAATGAGAACATAAACTTGACACAGGAAACAGTGGTTATAATCATAACATGACACAGGAAACAGTTATAACCACCATAATACAGTAGGAACCATACATAATGTCGAAGACATTATTAAGGTTAGTTAGGCTTAAATGATATTGATCTAATCCTCAAGGAAAAGGTTATGGGTATCATAGGATATCAGTATTGCTGCTGTGTGTCTTCAAAGCCACAGAGGGGATATGAGCTCAGACCACATCACCATTGATTAACATCAGCAGAGGGCACGGAGAGCATCTTGGTATGGTAACCTAAAATGAGGATTTGGCATCACCACAATGAAAGAAAAGTCACAGATAACGAGTACAAGACATAATACAGATCATATGGATATCACCATTGCATAGAAATGAAACGCACatcggataaaaaaaaaatgatctaAAAATGCGgagtaaaaaaaaacaagtgcACAGAGACTTTCAATGGAAGGTGTTGATAGGAACACAACATACACAAAGGCAATCCTCCAGTCAGGGCACATTAAAACGGACGGACAGGAAGAGGGAGCACATTATATTACAGAGTAATCGTTATGGCTGGATCATGTTAAGTTagtacagagagatagagatcttATTCAGACTAcactccaaatggcaccctattccctacaaagtgcactacttttgaccaggccctatagggaataggctgccattgagTTGATATAACATGCTTATACATACATGCTTACTGGAATGTGGCAGTTAAGAAGTGCTGTTGATAGTTTAGAAatatgaaatatgaattcaaTTAGAAATTGTTGTCATTCGTAAAGAGCATACTACTTTTGGTAGGTAGAAATATATTAGTTACATCTATTTACATTTACACTTTCAACGTTCGACAAAATATTATGGTGCATTTCTCTCAATACTGTAATATTTACTTCAACAATTACATTACCCTATATCTTTTCTCTTATTTGAATACAACCAAGAGCGAAACTTTGCTACAAGTGTGTACTTATTTTCTATGATAAAAACACTTGATGTGAAAAACTAGGGGAATACAAAGACAAACGTGTTGGTaggggtatgtgtgtgtatcagacggtgttgtgtgtgtgtgtgtaagatggtggtgtgtgtgttcagacggTGGTGTGTAGGGGCGTGCCCCCGCTGTGTGACGGTGATGATGTGTGTTCTGATGAAGAGGAAAGAGAGCCGTGTGATGAAGATGCTTCTCTCTGTAACTCTTCAACCTTCCTCTGTAACTCTGCTTTCAGGAACAACAACTCCTTCAGGTTCTGGTGCACTGGCATCTGATGGGGAGAGATACATAGTTAGTAAGATATACACAAACATACAAcggatttggaaagtattcagaccccttcgcttttcccacattttgttacgttacagccttattctaaaatatatatatttttaaaatctaGTTTTTCTAAATAGTATATAGTACGATTAGTTCACAGTAAGCAATTTATGTAAGTTGATGCAAGACAGATttcagacaccacacacacttttccttccttccttccttccttccttccttccttccacaaGCACACTACCACCCCCAAACACGCACAACACCCCTACCTGCGGCCTCATACGGGGGTTCCATCGCACGTAATACCCGGTCCACAGCTCCAGGTGTCTAACACTAGCCAGAGGGTACAGGACGTGGTGCTCATAGTCCACATAGAACGGGTTGGTGAAGTCCTCTGGTTGGCTGTTGATATAGGACCATAAAGAGACCGTCTTAGTCTGGACTTCCTGTGGAGGAAGAAGGAAGAAGAAGAGACGGACAGATGGGCAGGAGTCAATTAACATTCGATAGACCGTTTTACTGTAAGAGACCAGTTGAGAACTCTAACTCTCAGCCTCCCACCACCGCCGGTGAAGAAATGACACTTACATTGGCGACTCTCTCCTGTTCGCTGTTGTAGAGGAACGTACCAAAGAGACAGCTGTAGAGGTGGTCCAGAATGGTGATCAGGAACAACTCATTGAACTCAAATGCTGCAGGGAACTtggaacaagagagagaaagacagattgaGTATAACTACACAattacctgtgtgtgtctctgtgtgtgtgtttgtgtccgtctgtgcgtctctgtgtgtgtgtttgtgtccgtctctatgtgtgtgtttgtgtccgtctgtgcgtctctatgtgtgtgtgtttgtgtccgtctgtgcgtctctatgtgtgtgtgtttatgtccgTCTGTgcgtctctatgtgtgtgtgtttgtgtccgtctgtgcgtctctatgtgtgtgtttgtgtccgtctgtgcgtctctatgtgtgtgtgtttgtgtccgtctgtgcgtctctatgtgtgtgtgtttgtgtccgtcTGTgcatctctatgtgtgtgtgtgtccgtctctatgtgtgtgtttgtgtccgtctgtgcgtctctatgtgtgtgtttgtttctgtctgtgcgtgcgtctctatgtgtgtgtgtaacacccaCCTGCCGGGTCATCTGCCAGACACAGTCGATAAATTGGATGAAGAGAGGTGATCTCTCCGAGTTGGAATGGTTCTCATCCCCATGGCCCACACGCTGAGAAACACCCACACAGgttattaaacacacacacacacacacacagatcccctCACACGTCTttaagaaaacacacacaaaaccacgcggacaccacacacactcctctcaccGCGGCGAACTTGTGTCCGAAGCTGAGCCACTCCTTCTCCAGCAGCACCTGAGAAGACACACCTCTTATACTTTACTCATAACACAAATGACGACCGAGACAAAGGGTTTCCCTTCCTCACTCACCACGgtctgctctccccctctcttcccttccttccCCCTTTCCCACCCTTCTTCTCACCTGGAAACCCCTGAGGGTGCTGTAATGGTCgtcccctctccatcccttaaactttctcttcctcccaccgtctcccccttctctcccatcCTTCTTACTCACCTGGAAGCCCCGGAGGGTGCGGTAGTGGCTGTCCAGCATCAGCATGGCCAGAGAGGTGAGCTGGGCTGTCCGGTCCCACCCATCACTGCAGTGGACCACCACAGAGGTTTTACCAGACTCCAGCTTGTCAGCTATACGCACTGCACCCGCAAGGaggacctggggggggggggggtgtatgtaaGGACTTGTGAAAATGTGTTGTGTGCGTATCCGTCTCTCCCCCTTgagccagtgtgtgtgcatgcgcgtgtgagtgagtgagtgagtgagtgagtgagtgagtgagagagagagagagagagagagagagagaaagagtcctCACCCGCATGTACTCTAGCCAGTGTGTCTGGTCGACTGCAGAGTGCCAGCGAGCCTCATCTGTACTAGGGTAGACCACTTCCTTCAGTTTCCTCAATGACTCCCTCATCACGTGGATGTTGGGGATCTCCAGGAAGTTGAGTTCTACGTTGGGATAGAAACTCTCACTCTCATAACCACCATCCTTAGcctagggggagagagggatggaaagggAATTTAGCAGAGTGAAAAAAGGAGGAGGGGCAAAAAGACGATTGAAAAagggagagggtaggagagagataagagaggaaTGAAGCAGCAGGTGAGGAAGAGATGGAAACAGACATGAAGTAATCAATAGCCCTTGGAGAGCTGGTGGTGTGACATAAGAGTAACCTcacaaacaggcagacagttACAGGACATTCACCAAAAATGCTCAAACACCGTACATACCAGCCATTTACCATACCATCACTTTACGGTCACCATAAAACACAGTGATATAGAACATAGCTGAGATTCAAGTCAAACTCAGCTTGAACACCAATGCTTGCATCACGATCTCCAGTTGACTACATCGGTCTTAGATTGTAATAGATCACTGTAATAGATCACCTTGTTGTTGTCTGCCACGCTGCTCTGTCGGGCGTCAAATATGGTGAGTTTGTGAGACTGTGCGTTAGCATCCATGATGGTCTGGAGGTATCTTTCGTCCTCCTTACAGCGCCGGTCAGAGGGTCCCACTAAAGGCTGACTGCTACGGACTATAGTGGCCTGGCTCTCCGGGTGGATCCATGACAATACCtaaagaagaggaaggagagagaacaagcgagagagcgaggaaggaaggaagaaaggaaggagAGTTAGCTGGCTGCTAAGGACAATAGTGGCCTGGCTCTCTGGGTGGATTTATGGTAAACACCTAGCGGGGTACAAGGTAAGTTTCGGCATAATTTTGAAGATAACTTTGGAGGAAACTTTCTGGGTAACTTTCAAAATAACAGCACatttaaacatgtacacaaagcTAGCACCaacaggtaaaacatttttttttttttttttttttttttacacataccACCCCCACACATCCCCAGACGTACCGGTATGCGGTGCCTGGCCCTGAAGGCCACAACTCGTTTGAGGTCGTCGTCCTTGATgctagtagggatgaccagcaGGGCAGGGTAGGTGTCACACACCTCATAACTACTGTTCATCTTACTGATGGTCCAACTCTCGTTGGGAAGACCCTGGTGTGGGGAGAGCAGGAATACAAGAACTCCTTAATGTACTGAAGAACAGTTCATTTATCAGTTCTTTAACTACAGCATTGTTTAAGACTATTTTCTGAttggcaagaagggcattctagaaaTGGGCATTAAAAACAGATATACGGGACAGTTGGATGTCTCTGGGACAGATACACTGCACACGCAAGACCATCcttgctacaaagttacagaaagctaaaccaacaaccacacaaacGGATATTGGATACATTGTAAACGCAGGTCGAACGAGgaaaaacgtagctagctagctagcattcatTTGTTTTTGCAGAGACATCTGATGACCTAACGTGGCGAGTAATGGGATGAACATGAATTTCCCCGGTCCTTCAATGTTGCAGTCATGATGCAAGTGGCGctatgctgtcaaatcctcccacatATTTGTAGTTTGACCAGCGGTTTTCAGCAACTGATATTGTTGAATTCAGTTGTCACAACGTTTCctagcaacaaactatttagctagcttctagCCTAGTGTTTGATATGCAATGTGAATGATATTCTCGTAATGAACAAAGTCCTGACAAGAAGACACTGAGcattgcgctgtgattggctcagtgttctgtcactcaaggGGACagcgtcaccgccaagtctaagggtagagcaaAACAATTCTAGCCCCCTGGGTGCTGTcatagttacattagaagtgcccatccaagaaggctcaaagttattggccacagataaaatgacatcaaatcacatatctacagtagctttgattgaactgatcatgtcaacatcgtaccttcaaatcttagctagcagtcatcatcatgaatcaacactactggcaaatccttttgaatccttgtcatatgaagagaaatgttagataaaacatatcggtgctcatcggccataaacattacacaacaagttggaaatcgcaaattcaacaatgagtggtttggaagtgTAACCGgataggttccgtccctctcttcgccccaacctgggctcgaaccagggacccttgcacacatcaacaactgacacccacgaagcatcgttacccatcgcgccacaaaagccacggccaaccacttcaggtctcagagcgagtgacgtcaccgattgaaacgctattagcgcgcaccaccgctaactaactagcaatttcacatcggttacagaaGGAATCAgtgtggctaactgcaagcattgcaaaacaatcattagcctgctattcagtggagtagCTATATGGTCCaaagtctaagattaagggtctcttttcttagtttaaaatgataaacattcaacattggccatgcggtcaatgaagcatgatttgtgccgcgctcaaaagaactgttaactcggaactgcaaaatctgactttagtgagttcaagataactgggaactcgggggggtggaacgagctacgactgggaaaatacgttttgaactttcatacaactcggaattgtaaacaAGTTTGATGACAGAATTTGCCAACGAAGggccgccgcgccaccttcctgttcaagtgaacacagcacaacacggtgagtccaaaaatgtcttgtatgctatTGCATAAATAATtttatatgtatactgtagctaagaaagtaacattaagtgtatgttgtgtagtaagctgttagtagcccatgtgcttcaccataataatttggtctattttcacctcttaatttcgcctactgttctaacttggtggtgcacatgtagcctataacctg
The DNA window shown above is from Salmo trutta chromosome 8, fSalTru1.1, whole genome shotgun sequence and carries:
- the LOC115198579 gene encoding myotubularin-related protein 1 isoform X1; the encoded protein is MEKQSVGGGDLPAAQGLPNRNNKPRTLANSGSTQANVETLDSPTGSHVEWCKQLIAATISSQISSITPDTASRDFKVGRRTDLPRVSKRPVLRALRDGTQQVPMDEVPLVPGETIKAVAKDVMYICPFTGLVTGTLTSTDYKLYFISLERDTPFILDVNLGAISRLETISVQSHGDNTQGMEIVCKDMRSPRFAYKKEDASQPEIVEVLSKHTFPLSNGLPLFAFLYKEKFLVDGWKVYDPISEYKRQGLPNESWTISKMNSSYEVCDTYPALLVIPTSIKDDDLKRVVAFRARHRIPVLSWIHPESQATIVRSSQPLVGPSDRRCKEDERYLQTIMDANAQSHKLTIFDARQSSVADNNKAKDGGYESESFYPNVELNFLEIPNIHVMRESLRKLKEVVYPSTDEARWHSAVDQTHWLEYMRVLLAGAVRIADKLESGKTSVVVHCSDGWDRTAQLTSLAMLMLDSHYRTLRGFQVLLEKEWLSFGHKFAARVGHGDENHSNSERSPLFIQFIDCVWQMTRQFPAAFEFNELFLITILDHLYSCLFGTFLYNSEQERVANEVQTKTVSLWSYINSQPEDFTNPFYVDYEHHVLYPLASVRHLELWTGYYVRWNPRMRPQMPVHQNLKELLFLKAELQRKVEELQREASSSHGSLSSSSEHTSSPSHSGGTPLHTTV
- the LOC115198579 gene encoding myotubularin-related protein 1 isoform X2, translating into MEKQSVGGGDLPAAQGLPNRNNKPRTLANSGSTQANVETLDSPTGSHVEWCKQLIAATISSQISSITPDTASRDFKVGRRTDLPRALRDGTQQVPMDEVPLVPGETIKAVAKDVMYICPFTGLVTGTLTSTDYKLYFISLERDTPFILDVNLGAISRLETISVQSHGDNTQGMEIVCKDMRSPRFAYKKEDASQPEIVEVLSKHTFPLSNGLPLFAFLYKEKFLVDGWKVYDPISEYKRQGLPNESWTISKMNSSYEVCDTYPALLVIPTSIKDDDLKRVVAFRARHRIPVLSWIHPESQATIVRSSQPLVGPSDRRCKEDERYLQTIMDANAQSHKLTIFDARQSSVADNNKAKDGGYESESFYPNVELNFLEIPNIHVMRESLRKLKEVVYPSTDEARWHSAVDQTHWLEYMRVLLAGAVRIADKLESGKTSVVVHCSDGWDRTAQLTSLAMLMLDSHYRTLRGFQVLLEKEWLSFGHKFAARVGHGDENHSNSERSPLFIQFIDCVWQMTRQFPAAFEFNELFLITILDHLYSCLFGTFLYNSEQERVANEVQTKTVSLWSYINSQPEDFTNPFYVDYEHHVLYPLASVRHLELWTGYYVRWNPRMRPQMPVHQNLKELLFLKAELQRKVEELQREASSSHGSLSSSSEHTSSPSHSGGTPLHTTV
- the LOC115198579 gene encoding myotubularin-related protein 1 isoform X4 encodes the protein MVLWFYVLGSQRRNPAGPDGRGSTGSGRDHQGSKDVMYICPFTGLVTGTLTSTDYKLYFISLERDTPFILDVNLGAISRLETISVQSHGDNTQGMEIVCKDMRSPRFAYKKEDASQPEIVEVLSKHTFPLSNGLPLFAFLYKEKFLVDGWKVYDPISEYKRQGLPNESWTISKMNSSYEVCDTYPALLVIPTSIKDDDLKRVVAFRARHRIPVLSWIHPESQATIVRSSQPLVGPSDRRCKEDERYLQTIMDANAQSHKLTIFDARQSSVADNNKAKDGGYESESFYPNVELNFLEIPNIHVMRESLRKLKEVVYPSTDEARWHSAVDQTHWLEYMRVLLAGAVRIADKLESGKTSVVVHCSDGWDRTAQLTSLAMLMLDSHYRTLRGFQVLLEKEWLSFGHKFAARVGHGDENHSNSERSPLFIQFIDCVWQMTRQFPAAFEFNELFLITILDHLYSCLFGTFLYNSEQERVANEVQTKTVSLWSYINSQPEDFTNPFYVDYEHHVLYPLASVRHLELWTGYYVRWNPRMRPQMPVHQNLKELLFLKAELQRKVEELQREASSSHGSLSSSSEHTSSPSHSGGTPLHTTV
- the LOC115198579 gene encoding myotubularin-related protein 1 isoform X3, with product MEKQSVGGGDLPAAQGLPNRNNKPRTLANSGSTQANVETLDSPTGSHVEWCKQLIAATISSQISSITPDTASRDFKALRDGTQQVPMDEVPLVPGETIKAVAKDVMYICPFTGLVTGTLTSTDYKLYFISLERDTPFILDVNLGAISRLETISVQSHGDNTQGMEIVCKDMRSPRFAYKKEDASQPEIVEVLSKHTFPLSNGLPLFAFLYKEKFLVDGWKVYDPISEYKRQGLPNESWTISKMNSSYEVCDTYPALLVIPTSIKDDDLKRVVAFRARHRIPVLSWIHPESQATIVRSSQPLVGPSDRRCKEDERYLQTIMDANAQSHKLTIFDARQSSVADNNKAKDGGYESESFYPNVELNFLEIPNIHVMRESLRKLKEVVYPSTDEARWHSAVDQTHWLEYMRVLLAGAVRIADKLESGKTSVVVHCSDGWDRTAQLTSLAMLMLDSHYRTLRGFQVLLEKEWLSFGHKFAARVGHGDENHSNSERSPLFIQFIDCVWQMTRQFPAAFEFNELFLITILDHLYSCLFGTFLYNSEQERVANEVQTKTVSLWSYINSQPEDFTNPFYVDYEHHVLYPLASVRHLELWTGYYVRWNPRMRPQMPVHQNLKELLFLKAELQRKVEELQREASSSHGSLSSSSEHTSSPSHSGGTPLHTTV